Part of the Plasmodium vinckei vinckei genome assembly, chromosome: PVVCY_13 genome, acaaaaaaaaatatgaatatacaaTGCATATATAGTTGTGTAACATTGGGGAAAAATTGATATCCCTCAATATACAGCATGtattatgcataatattacaaattTGTTGATTGCGGATGTTATTAATGCATATTTTCCTATACAAAATTGTTGCGTTAATCCACCAAAATATTATGGATAGCtgtctatatatttaacgATAGAATGCCTATCCATAATTTGGCAATCAcaaattgtatattatgatttttgtatttcatTCGATAAAATCATGCTAAGTAGTTTTAATAATAGTtatagttttatatttttttatttgcattaattgcatttaaatatttgtaaGCACATACATCATTTACTATTTCTTTGTTGACTGATTTACAGTGAGATTTCTGAATTTGCTAAAACCAGTAATGTTTTTGTTGCCGGAGGTTCAATCACCGGATAGGAAATTACCATTTAAAGAGAAGTTATTATGGACAGCCGTATCAttgtttgtatttttaatatgttgTCAAATACCGCTATATGGTATAGTAACAAGCAAATCAAGTGATCCGTTTTATTGGATGCGTGTTATTTTAGCATCAAACAGAGGAACATTAATGGAGTTAGGTATATCACCTATAGTTACTAGTGGTATGGTTATGCAGCTATTAGCTGGTTCTAAAATTATAGATGTTGATCAAAGTTTGAAAGAAGATCGAACCTTATTTCAAGGAGCTCAGAAATTATTAGGATTATTAATAACGTTAGGTGAAGCTATTGCTTATGTTGTTAGTGGTATATATGGTAATTTATCAGAAATCGGAACAACCCATgctatattaataattttacaattattttttgctgGTGTTGtagttatattattagatGAATTGTTACAAAAAGGTTATGGTTTAGGTTCTGGTATATCATTGTTTATAGctacaaatatatgtgaAACTATTATGTGGAAATCTTTTAGTCCTACAACTATTAATACCGATAAAGGAATTGAATTTGAAGGTGCCATAAtatcattaatatattgtttgtTTACAGaatttaacaaaatatcagctttaaaaaaatcttTTTATAGAACCCATGCTCCAAATGTAACAAACTTATTAGCTACTGTTTTggtatttttaattgttatatatttacaaggATTTAGAGT contains:
- a CDS encoding protein transport protein SEC61 subunit alpha, putative, translating into MFLLPEVQSPDRKLPFKEKLLWTAVSLFVFLICCQIPLYGIVTSKSSDPFYWMRVILASNRGTLMELGISPIVTSGMVMQLLAGSKIIDVDQSLKEDRTLFQGAQKLLGLLITLGEAIAYVVSGIYGNLSEIGTTHAILIILQLFFAGVVVILLDELLQKGYGLGSGISLFIATNICETIMWKSFSPTTINTDKGIEFEGAIISLIYCLFTEFNKISALKKSFYRTHAPNVTNLLATVLVFLIVIYLQGFRVDLSVKYQTVRGQQGTYPIKLFYTSNIPIILQTALVSNLYFFSQILYKRFSNSILVNILGQWQEIESSGTSVPIGGIAYYISPPNSFADITNDPFHTLIYISFVLVSCAFFSKTWIEVSGSSAKDVAKQLRDQHIGMRGHRDTPTSLTRVFNRYIPTAAAFGGMCIGALTILADFLGALGSGTGILLAVTIIYQFYEMLVKEQEKATSLF